Proteins co-encoded in one Chloroflexota bacterium genomic window:
- the recR gene encoding recombination protein RecR yields MDPLAGPVSRLIDAFTRLPGIGPKTAARLTFFLLRAPEEHALELADALRDLKTRITFCERCHNIAEGSPCPICADESRDQGLICVVEEPLDVLAIERTREYRGLYHVLHGVISPVDGVGPDDLKIAELLDRVKVEPIREVILATNPNLEGEATAMYIARLLAPFDVRVTRLARGLPVGGDLEYADEVTLTRALEGRREM; encoded by the coding sequence ATGGATCCGTTGGCTGGCCCTGTCTCCCGGTTGATCGACGCCTTCACCCGTCTGCCGGGGATTGGCCCGAAGACCGCCGCGCGCCTGACCTTCTTCCTGCTGCGGGCGCCCGAGGAGCATGCCCTGGAGCTGGCGGACGCGCTGCGGGATCTGAAGACGCGCATCACGTTTTGCGAGCGTTGTCATAACATCGCCGAGGGCAGCCCATGTCCCATCTGCGCGGATGAGAGTCGCGATCAGGGCCTGATCTGCGTGGTCGAGGAGCCGCTGGACGTCCTGGCGATCGAGCGCACGCGCGAGTATCGGGGGCTTTATCACGTGTTGCATGGCGTGATCTCCCCGGTGGATGGCGTGGGCCCGGACGATCTCAAGATCGCCGAGCTGCTGGATCGGGTGAAGGTGGAGCCGATACGGGAGGTGATCCTGGCCACCAACCCCAATCTGGAGGGGGAGGCCACGGCCATGTATATCGCTCGGCTCCTGGCACCGTTCGATGTTCGCGTGACCCGCCTTGCGCGCGGCTTGCCGGTGGGGGGAGATCTGGAGTACGCGGACGAGGTCACCCTGACCCGGGCGTTGGAGGGGCGTCGCGAGATGTAG
- a CDS encoding YbaB/EbfC family nucleoid-associated protein encodes MAKGKRRGGMPGRARGGNMMGQIQKLQEEMLRVQEALGEETVEVSVGGGAVVIVMTGHQRVQSVQIDPAVVDPEDVEMLQDLIMAAVNEAIEKSQSLAADRLGALTGGLGLPGLM; translated from the coding sequence ATGGCAAAGGGGAAACGACGAGGTGGCATGCCCGGGCGGGCGCGCGGCGGCAATATGATGGGACAGATCCAGAAGTTGCAGGAGGAGATGCTGCGCGTCCAGGAGGCGCTAGGCGAGGAGACGGTGGAGGTCTCCGTGGGTGGGGGAGCTGTGGTCATCGTGATGACGGGCCATCAGCGCGTTCAGTCGGTCCAGATCGATCCGGCGGTCGTCGATCCCGAGGATGTGGAGATGTTGCAGGATCTGATCATGGCCGCGGTGAACGAGGCCATTGAGAAGTCCCAAAGCCTGGCGGCCGATCGCTTGGGAGCCCTTACGGGCGGGTTGGGGCTGCCGGGGTTGATGTAG
- the dnaX gene encoding DNA polymerase III subunit gamma/tau, translated as MAAQALYRKWRSQTFEEVIGQEHVTRTLRNALREGRLAHAYLFAGPRGTGKTSTARILAKTVNCLAEPDERPCNQCRICQAITEGRLLDLVEIDAASNTSVDDVRDLRDKVGFRPNEARMKFYIIDEVHMLSNSAFNALLKTLEEPPPHVVFVLCTTEPHRIPATVLSRCQRFDFHRISTADIAAHLARIVAAEGYEAEPEALDLIARTATGSMRDAVSLLDQIIAYGEKLITVAQVRDVLGTVHEQTIGEWIDTLARRDVPAGLALLNRFIVEGAEPRELTRQVLSYLRGLLLLKVGGDTSLLDIDADTLKQMREIAGRFSTPDLVRALRQFSQAAVELRSSLQPQLSLELAFVEAAMPASDGKDATADAREGAAAEAAEPSVPAEAPPAPAITPESSPAQPQEADQVPAGADEAAPGEDKLALLRRSWGAIRRELQAKSPAALGVLSSRRGVRFLAVEGQEVIIGYQDRARYSVEQVLQRPEVKEALEQALSQVFGSPHTVRYVPEESYQAGGGSGGSSGEASDAEIDPLVKTAIQEYGAQAEQI; from the coding sequence ATGGCCGCGCAGGCCCTTTACCGAAAGTGGCGCTCGCAAACCTTCGAGGAGGTCATCGGACAGGAGCATGTGACCCGCACGCTGCGCAACGCGTTGCGGGAGGGGCGTCTCGCCCATGCGTATCTCTTCGCCGGCCCGCGCGGCACCGGCAAGACGAGCACGGCGCGCATCCTGGCGAAGACTGTCAACTGCTTGGCGGAGCCGGACGAGCGGCCGTGTAACCAATGTCGCATCTGTCAGGCCATCACGGAGGGTCGGCTCCTCGACCTGGTTGAGATCGATGCCGCCTCCAACACCTCCGTCGATGATGTGCGCGATCTGCGCGATAAGGTGGGCTTTCGCCCCAACGAAGCCCGCATGAAGTTTTACATCATCGACGAGGTGCACATGCTCTCCAACAGCGCCTTCAACGCGCTCCTGAAGACCCTGGAGGAGCCCCCGCCTCACGTCGTCTTCGTCCTGTGCACGACGGAGCCCCACCGCATCCCGGCGACGGTCCTGTCCCGCTGTCAGCGCTTCGACTTCCATCGCATCAGCACGGCGGACATTGCCGCACACCTGGCGCGCATCGTCGCCGCGGAGGGGTATGAGGCGGAACCGGAGGCTCTCGATCTGATCGCCCGCACGGCCACCGGCAGCATGCGTGATGCCGTCAGCCTGCTCGATCAGATCATCGCCTATGGGGAGAAGCTCATCACCGTTGCCCAGGTGCGCGATGTGCTCGGGACGGTGCACGAGCAGACCATCGGTGAGTGGATAGACACCCTGGCCCGACGGGATGTCCCCGCCGGCCTGGCGCTGTTGAATCGCTTCATCGTGGAGGGGGCAGAGCCGCGCGAGCTCACGCGACAGGTGCTGTCCTACCTGCGGGGCTTGTTGTTGCTCAAGGTGGGAGGGGATACATCGCTGCTGGACATAGACGCGGATACGCTAAAGCAGATGCGGGAGATCGCCGGCCGGTTCTCCACGCCGGATCTCGTGCGGGCGCTGCGGCAGTTCAGCCAGGCGGCCGTGGAGCTCCGTTCCAGCCTCCAGCCGCAACTCTCCCTGGAGCTGGCGTTCGTCGAGGCCGCGATGCCCGCCTCGGACGGGAAGGACGCGACGGCCGACGCTCGGGAGGGGGCAGCCGCCGAGGCCGCGGAGCCATCGGTACCCGCGGAGGCGCCCCCGGCGCCGGCGATCACTCCCGAGTCCTCGCCCGCCCAGCCGCAGGAGGCGGATCAGGTTCCTGCGGGCGCCGACGAGGCCGCTCCGGGAGAGGACAAACTGGCCCTGCTGCGCCGTTCCTGGGGGGCCATCCGTCGCGAGTTGCAGGCGAAGAGCCCGGCCGCCCTGGGGGTGCTTTCGTCCCGGCGCGGCGTGCGATTCCTGGCCGTGGAGGGGCAGGAGGTGATCATCGGATATCAGGACCGCGCCCGGTACTCCGTCGAGCAGGTGTTGCAGCGCCCGGAGGTGAAGGAGGCGCTCGAACAGGCCTTGAGCCAGGTCTTCGGGAGCCCTCATACCGTGAGGTATGTGCCCGAGGAGAGCTACCAGGCCGGCGGCGGATCCGGTGGCTCGTCAGGGGAGGCGTCCGATGCCGAGATCGACCCGCTGGTGAAGACGGCGATCCAGGAGTATGGGGCGCAGGCGGAGCAGATCTGA
- a CDS encoding Gfo/Idh/MocA family oxidoreductase, whose protein sequence is MGDKVRVGVIGVGQIGKAHLQTYMEIPEAEIVAIADIREDEARRVAQEFGIPHVYTDYQELLQRDDIQSVDVCLHNRLHAPVTIAALKAGKNVYCEKPMAWTYREAREMYETAQELGRMLHIQLSTLYTPSARAAKRLIDEGYLGDIYYAKSSYYRRRGRPFVDGYGTAQFVQRAVAGGGAMLDMAVYHIARVMWLLGNPAVKTVSGVTYQKLENMYPDRRESSGYDVEELGLGLIRLEGGITYFMEEAWAIHSDPPDGDHIFGSKAGIRVEPLAYFTTLADMEMDATFDVDAADWRWHQCDPNLAGWRQGHTNLYNRSRYDSQKHWMWAQLGRIPLLDTAGLALKTAEITEGIYLSNHLGREVTAEEIAQANPEDYR, encoded by the coding sequence ATGGGTGACAAGGTGCGCGTGGGAGTCATCGGGGTTGGGCAGATCGGCAAGGCCCATCTGCAGACGTACATGGAGATCCCCGAGGCGGAGATCGTGGCCATCGCCGACATTCGTGAGGATGAGGCCCGGCGGGTGGCCCAGGAGTTCGGCATCCCACATGTGTACACCGACTACCAGGAGCTGTTGCAGCGAGACGATATTCAGTCAGTGGATGTGTGCTTGCACAATCGCTTGCACGCGCCGGTGACCATCGCCGCGCTGAAGGCGGGGAAGAACGTTTACTGCGAGAAGCCGATGGCGTGGACCTATCGGGAGGCGCGGGAGATGTATGAGACGGCCCAGGAGTTGGGGCGCATGCTCCATATCCAGCTATCCACCCTGTACACCCCGAGCGCTCGGGCTGCCAAGCGGCTGATCGACGAGGGATATTTGGGCGACATATATTACGCCAAGTCCAGCTACTATCGGCGGCGCGGCCGCCCCTTCGTCGACGGCTACGGCACCGCTCAGTTCGTGCAGCGCGCCGTGGCCGGGGGAGGCGCCATGTTGGACATGGCCGTCTATCACATCGCCCGCGTGATGTGGCTGCTGGGCAATCCGGCGGTGAAGACCGTATCCGGCGTCACCTATCAGAAGCTGGAGAACATGTACCCGGACCGACGCGAGAGCAGCGGCTACGACGTGGAGGAACTGGGTTTGGGGTTGATCCGGTTGGAGGGAGGGATCACCTACTTCATGGAGGAGGCGTGGGCTATCCACTCCGATCCTCCTGATGGGGATCATATTTTTGGCTCTAAAGCGGGCATCCGGGTGGAGCCCCTGGCCTACTTCACCACGCTGGCCGACATGGAGATGGATGCCACCTTTGACGTGGATGCGGCGGATTGGCGGTGGCATCAGTGCGATCCCAACCTGGCCGGATGGCGTCAGGGCCACACCAACCTGTACAACAGGAGCCGTTACGATTCCCAGAAGCACTGGATGTGGGCCCAATTGGGGCGCATCCCGCTGCTGGACACGGCGGGCCTGGCCCTCAAGACGGCTGAGATCACGGAAGGCATCTACCTGTCCAACCATCTGGGGCGTGAGGTGACCGCGGAGGAGATCGCGCAGGCGAACCCGGAGGACTATCGATAG
- a CDS encoding ABC transporter ATP-binding protein: MHVLGRLFGFLRPYWKALVLTCVLLILSTGLSLLPPLVQRQIVDDVIGARDLSGLGRMIATLAGIYALLAFVDFGEQYMRHALGERFLFDLRVRIYDHLQRLSLSFFERTSTGELMSRATNDVNALEQFVTHGVILTVVDLLRLLGASAILLTLDWRLALIALIPAPIIAAGLRWFNQHARPIYRRARDRLGDINAKLQDNLAGIRVIQSFGREDVELERFRSTSQRYYHERVRGIRAWSTFFPAMHFVSAMGGILVLGVGARMVVQGQISLGTLIAFLAYILSFYEPLRRLTEVDNTFQQAIAAAERIFELLDEDPEIRDAPNAIALDEVRGDVVFDDVHFRYGDGDEVLHDISFHIAPGEVVALVGPSGAGKTSIANLLCRFYDPDHGRILLDGHDLREIQIRSLRRHIAVVLQDTFLFNTSVRENLLYGNPEATEEEMIAAAKAAYAHDFILQLPQGYDTEIGERGVKLSGGQRQRLALARAILANPRILILDEATSSVDAEAEYLIQKALEEVLKGRTALVIAHRLSTIRNADKIIALENGRIREVGRHEDLLARGGLYSQLYQRQLTLAAAEHE; the protein is encoded by the coding sequence ATGCACGTGCTTGGCCGCCTCTTCGGCTTTCTACGTCCGTACTGGAAGGCTCTCGTCCTCACTTGCGTGCTGCTGATCCTCAGCACCGGGCTGAGCCTCCTTCCCCCGCTCGTCCAGCGCCAGATCGTGGACGACGTGATCGGCGCCCGGGATCTGTCCGGGCTGGGGCGGATGATCGCCACCCTGGCGGGCATTTACGCGCTGCTGGCGTTCGTCGATTTCGGCGAGCAGTATATGCGCCACGCGCTGGGCGAGCGCTTTCTCTTCGACCTGCGGGTGCGCATCTACGACCACCTGCAGCGCCTGTCCCTTTCCTTCTTCGAGCGCACCTCCACCGGGGAGCTGATGTCGCGGGCGACCAACGACGTGAACGCCCTGGAGCAATTCGTCACGCATGGGGTTATCCTCACCGTCGTGGACCTGCTCAGGCTGCTGGGCGCGTCGGCCATCCTGCTGACGCTGGACTGGCGGCTGGCGCTGATCGCGCTGATCCCGGCCCCCATCATCGCCGCCGGGCTGCGGTGGTTCAACCAGCACGCGCGGCCCATCTACCGCCGCGCCCGCGACCGCCTGGGCGACATCAACGCGAAGCTGCAGGACAATCTGGCCGGCATTCGGGTGATCCAGTCCTTCGGCCGCGAGGACGTGGAGCTGGAGCGGTTTCGCAGCACCAGCCAGCGCTACTACCACGAGCGCGTGCGCGGCATTCGCGCCTGGTCGACCTTCTTCCCCGCCATGCACTTCGTATCCGCCATGGGCGGCATCCTGGTGCTCGGCGTGGGCGCCCGCATGGTCGTCCAGGGGCAGATCTCCCTGGGTACGCTGATCGCCTTCCTGGCTTACATCCTGTCCTTCTACGAGCCGCTCCGTCGGCTGACGGAGGTGGACAACACCTTCCAGCAGGCCATCGCCGCCGCCGAGCGCATCTTCGAGCTACTGGATGAGGACCCGGAGATCCGGGATGCGCCGAACGCCATCGCACTGGACGAGGTCCGAGGGGATGTGGTGTTCGACGACGTCCACTTCCGCTACGGCGATGGTGACGAGGTGCTTCACGACATCTCGTTCCACATCGCCCCCGGCGAGGTCGTGGCGCTGGTCGGCCCCAGCGGAGCGGGCAAGACCAGCATCGCCAACCTGCTGTGCCGTTTCTACGATCCCGACCATGGCCGCATCCTGCTGGACGGCCACGACCTGCGGGAGATCCAGATCCGATCGCTGCGCCGACACATCGCCGTGGTGCTGCAGGACACGTTCCTCTTCAACACGTCCGTGCGGGAGAACCTGCTCTACGGCAACCCGGAGGCCACGGAGGAGGAGATGATCGCGGCCGCCAAGGCGGCCTATGCACACGATTTCATCCTCCAGCTGCCCCAGGGATACGACACGGAGATCGGTGAGCGCGGGGTGAAGCTGAGCGGCGGTCAGCGACAGCGATTGGCGCTGGCGCGGGCCATCCTGGCCAACCCCCGCATTCTGATCCTAGACGAGGCCACCTCATCGGTGGACGCTGAGGCGGAATACCTCATTCAGAAGGCACTGGAGGAGGTGTTGAAGGGGCGCACGGCGCTGGTGATCGCCCACCGACTGAGCACCATCCGCAACGCGGATAAGATCATCGCTTTGGAGAACGGGCGCATCCGGGAGGTCGGCCGCCACGAGGATTTGCTGGCCCGCGGCGGGCTGTACAGCCAGCTCTACCAACGCCAGCTCACACTGGCAGCGGCCGAGCACGAATAG
- a CDS encoding PEP-CTERM sorting domain-containing protein, with amino-acid sequence MLHKMILLVVLLLAPFYQTAGDDDPLVSYPQQPQAQWTWFGGKLEYSFNHPCLDSSFYIYTGDGPNGELLGSGKAFFSYDRVNWYFAIYLDRPLREGETITVYAECAENQVVQDTFVVLPFQSWPRPLDWHMVPGMYDQPIEGDTMIRGRLTPSICADALVSVSLGAKPSGTRLGTSTVEVDGSFRVYLSRSLREGELITIYAECAKGPRGVFVWDTLAVSPAPPQIPEPGTILLVGGGLGALASWIRLHQRKP; translated from the coding sequence ATGCTCCACAAGATGATCTTGCTTGTAGTTCTGCTTCTCGCCCCTTTCTACCAAACAGCCGGAGATGACGATCCCCTGGTCTCGTACCCACAGCAGCCACAGGCGCAATGGACATGGTTCGGAGGCAAGCTAGAGTATTCTTTCAATCATCCTTGCCTTGACTCAAGTTTCTATATTTACACGGGAGATGGCCCAAACGGAGAGTTGTTGGGCAGCGGGAAAGCATTTTTCAGTTACGACAGAGTCAACTGGTATTTCGCCATCTATCTAGATCGTCCTCTGCGTGAAGGCGAGACGATCACGGTCTATGCGGAGTGTGCGGAGAATCAGGTCGTACAGGACACATTTGTCGTATTGCCGTTCCAATCCTGGCCCAGGCCTCTCGATTGGCACATGGTCCCCGGCATGTACGACCAGCCTATAGAAGGCGACACGATGATACGGGGCCGACTAACTCCCTCGATATGCGCAGATGCGCTGGTTTCGGTATCCCTCGGCGCAAAACCATCGGGTACCCGCTTGGGAACCAGTACGGTCGAAGTTGATGGGAGCTTCCGAGTGTACCTGAGCCGGTCCCTGCGAGAGGGAGAGCTCATCACCATCTATGCCGAGTGTGCCAAGGGGCCACGAGGGGTGTTTGTCTGGGACACCCTGGCCGTGTCACCGGCTCCACCGCAGATCCCCGAGCCCGGCACGATTCTGCTCGTGGGCGGCGGACTGGGAGCACTGGCCTCATGGATCCGGCTTCATCAAAGGAAGCCCTGA
- a CDS encoding NUDIX domain-containing protein, with protein MAEQRVEERNAEGREPRPQVGMGVLVLRDGKVLLGKRKGGHGAGYYASPGGHIELGESLAEAARREVKEETGLDVQDVRFLAVGSYMWGEDKHYIDVDMVCQAPCGDPVLMEPHRCEGWAWYDLDDLPEPLFIVTRRMIEAYLSGDPLPDPERIERQEI; from the coding sequence ATGGCGGAGCAGCGCGTGGAGGAGCGGAACGCCGAGGGACGGGAGCCACGTCCTCAGGTGGGCATGGGGGTATTGGTCCTGCGTGATGGGAAGGTGTTGCTGGGAAAGCGTAAGGGCGGTCACGGCGCGGGATACTACGCCTCCCCCGGCGGACACATTGAGCTTGGGGAGAGCCTGGCCGAGGCCGCGCGCCGCGAGGTGAAGGAGGAGACGGGGCTAGACGTCCAGGACGTCCGCTTCCTGGCGGTGGGCAGTTACATGTGGGGAGAGGACAAGCACTACATCGACGTGGACATGGTCTGCCAGGCCCCATGCGGTGACCCGGTGCTCATGGAGCCTCACAGGTGCGAGGGATGGGCATGGTACGATCTGGACGACCTCCCCGAGCCGCTGTTCATCGTCACCCGGCGGATGATCGAGGCGTACCTGTCTGGTGATCCCCTTCCCGATCCCGAGCGCATCGAGCGCCAGGAGATATAA
- the htpG gene encoding molecular chaperone HtpG, with the protein MAQAAAQTHAEAESFEFKAEVQQLLNILVHSLYTEREIFLRELISNASDALHRLQFEMLTRQDIVDPEAELAIHIDFDEEAGTLTVSDTGVGMTREELIENLGTIAHSGAMEFLRKLQESGKSAADIIGQFGVGFYSAFMVADEVTVTTRSFRPDAQPIAWTSRGENQYTIRPAEKDTRGTTVELKLKEDAREFLDAYRLKQIVRRYSDFVPFPIYVKGEKANRQTAPWRQRPQELTAEQYHEFYRQLTLDTEDPLLYVHFSADAPVHIQSILYVPSKAERGLLTARMEHGPRLYSRKILIQERASDLLPPYLRFVEGVVDSDDIPLNISRETVQANQVMARIRSNLVRKLLSELQRLAEEDAERYLRFWREFGPFIKEGVATDAANRVALIPLLRFHSSKTGEDEWISLAQYKERMKEDQPAIYYVLGEDLRSVARSPHMDYFRANDIEVLYLTEPIDSFLMVTLREFDGKPLRNIADAGLDLPKTESEEEEAEALSAEAFERLRQRFAEVLGDRVAEVRESKLLRDSPCRLVTPEDTPGTDLQRVYRMLERDYEVPRLILELNRTHPLIRDLGRLVMEAPDDPLIAQCAEQLYEGQLLAEGIHPNPADMLPRIEALMAAAAHARVGDGDTSA; encoded by the coding sequence ATGGCTCAAGCTGCTGCGCAGACGCATGCAGAGGCGGAATCCTTCGAATTCAAGGCCGAAGTACAACAGCTGTTAAACATCCTGGTGCACTCCCTCTATACCGAACGAGAGATCTTTCTGCGAGAGTTGATCTCCAACGCCTCCGACGCTCTACACCGCCTGCAGTTCGAGATGCTGACCCGACAAGACATCGTGGACCCGGAGGCGGAGCTGGCCATCCACATCGACTTCGACGAGGAGGCGGGCACGCTCACCGTGAGCGATACCGGCGTGGGCATGACGCGCGAGGAGCTGATCGAGAACCTGGGCACCATCGCGCATTCGGGGGCCATGGAATTCCTGAGGAAATTGCAGGAGAGCGGCAAATCCGCCGCGGACATCATCGGCCAGTTCGGTGTGGGCTTCTACTCGGCCTTCATGGTGGCGGACGAGGTGACGGTCACCACCCGCTCCTTCCGGCCGGATGCTCAGCCGATCGCCTGGACATCCCGCGGGGAGAATCAGTACACCATCCGACCAGCCGAGAAGGACACACGTGGGACCACAGTGGAGCTCAAATTGAAAGAGGACGCCCGCGAGTTCCTCGACGCCTACCGGCTGAAGCAGATCGTCCGCCGTTACTCCGACTTCGTGCCGTTCCCCATCTACGTGAAGGGTGAGAAGGCGAATCGACAGACGGCCCCATGGCGCCAGCGGCCGCAGGAGCTCACCGCGGAGCAATACCACGAGTTCTATCGGCAGTTGACGCTGGACACGGAAGACCCACTGTTGTATGTGCACTTCTCCGCCGATGCTCCCGTGCATATCCAGAGCATTCTCTACGTGCCCTCCAAGGCGGAGCGCGGCCTGCTCACCGCGCGCATGGAACACGGCCCCCGGCTCTATTCGCGCAAGATCCTCATCCAGGAGCGCGCCAGCGACCTGTTGCCGCCCTACCTGCGCTTCGTGGAAGGGGTGGTGGACTCCGACGACATCCCGCTCAACATCTCCCGGGAGACGGTGCAGGCCAACCAGGTGATGGCCCGCATCCGCTCCAACCTGGTGCGCAAGCTCCTGAGCGAGCTACAGCGCCTGGCCGAGGAGGATGCCGAGCGCTATCTGCGGTTCTGGCGAGAGTTCGGCCCCTTCATCAAAGAGGGGGTGGCCACCGACGCGGCCAATCGTGTGGCGCTGATCCCCCTGCTGCGCTTCCACTCCTCGAAGACGGGCGAGGACGAATGGATCTCCCTGGCGCAGTACAAGGAGCGGATGAAGGAGGACCAGCCGGCCATCTACTACGTCCTGGGCGAGGACCTGCGTTCCGTGGCCCGCAGCCCGCACATGGATTACTTCCGGGCCAACGACATCGAGGTACTCTATCTGACCGAGCCCATCGATAGCTTCCTGATGGTGACCCTCCGTGAGTTCGACGGCAAGCCGTTGCGCAACATCGCCGACGCCGGGCTGGATCTGCCCAAGACGGAATCGGAGGAAGAGGAGGCGGAGGCGCTGTCGGCCGAGGCGTTCGAGCGACTGCGTCAGCGGTTCGCGGAGGTGCTGGGCGATCGGGTAGCTGAGGTGCGGGAGTCCAAATTGCTGCGGGATAGCCCCTGCCGGCTGGTGACACCCGAGGACACGCCCGGCACCGATCTGCAACGGGTCTATCGCATGCTGGAGCGGGACTATGAGGTGCCGCGCCTGATCCTGGAGCTCAACCGGACGCATCCCCTGATCCGGGACCTGGGTCGGCTGGTGATGGAAGCACCGGACGATCCACTCATCGCCCAATGTGCGGAGCAGTTATACGAGGGGCAGCTGCTGGCCGAGGGGATCCATCCCAATCCGGCCGACATGCTGCCCCGCATCGAGGCGCTGATGGCGGCCGCGGCCCACGCCCGCGTCGGTGACGGCGACACATCAGCATGA
- a CDS encoding ribokinase, producing the protein MARSNTIRRGPMPTIAVVGSIITDLAVFTPRLPRRGENILAHRLQIGPGGKGANAAVAAARLGAQTILVGRVGDDDFGHNELAALRAEGVDTDAVGIDPEAQTGVAFIMVDDEGENTILVVIGANNRLLPEHVEAGLAPHWDRLDAMLVNFEVPEATVAAAIRAAHAHGVPVVVDAGPPRPYGPDVWGQATVISPNALEAATLVGHPVEDDAGAEAAARELLAAGPQAVVLKRGAAGALLATREGIERIPSFPVDVVDTTGAGDAFSGALVVAMAEGRPLPEAVRFANAAGALAVTRAGTMPAMPTRADVEAFLARQRPG; encoded by the coding sequence ATGGCGCGCTCGAACACGATCAGGAGGGGACCCATGCCAACGATCGCCGTTGTGGGCAGCATCATCACGGATCTGGCCGTCTTTACGCCGCGCCTGCCTCGGCGTGGCGAGAACATCCTGGCCCATCGCCTGCAGATCGGCCCCGGCGGCAAGGGGGCCAACGCGGCCGTGGCCGCCGCCCGGCTGGGGGCGCAAACCATCCTCGTCGGCCGCGTGGGAGATGACGACTTCGGCCACAACGAGCTGGCCGCGCTGCGCGCCGAGGGGGTGGACACCGACGCCGTGGGGATCGATCCAGAGGCGCAGACCGGCGTGGCCTTCATCATGGTGGACGACGAGGGCGAGAACACGATCCTGGTCGTCATCGGGGCCAATAATCGGCTGTTGCCCGAACATGTGGAGGCCGGGCTGGCGCCTCACTGGGATCGCCTGGATGCCATGCTGGTCAACTTCGAGGTGCCGGAGGCGACCGTGGCCGCCGCCATCCGCGCTGCCCACGCACATGGGGTGCCCGTCGTCGTGGATGCAGGACCGCCGCGCCCTTATGGGCCGGACGTGTGGGGGCAGGCGACGGTGATCTCGCCCAACGCGTTGGAGGCTGCCACTCTGGTGGGCCATCCGGTGGAGGATGACGCGGGGGCGGAGGCTGCCGCTCGCGAGCTGTTGGCCGCCGGCCCTCAGGCGGTGGTGCTCAAGCGAGGGGCGGCCGGAGCGCTACTGGCCACGCGAGAGGGAATCGAACGGATCCCCAGCTTCCCGGTGGATGTGGTGGACACCACCGGCGCGGGGGATGCCTTCAGCGGGGCCCTGGTGGTGGCGATGGCGGAGGGAAGGCCTCTCCCGGAGGCGGTGCGCTTCGCCAACGCGGCCGGGGCACTGGCCGTCACCCGGGCGGGGACGATGCCCGCCATGCCCACGCGAGCGGACGTGGAGGCCTTCCTGGCTCGCCAGCGCCCCGGCTAA
- a CDS encoding uracil-DNA glycosylase: MEDLATDLPALHAQIAACDRCRTAGYFVERAPVVAGPASARIVVIGQAPAKAANTVDGLPFSGAAGRRLFTWLQRAGWDEATFRSLAYFTAVTKCYPGPGANGKGDRAPSRREQELCRPFLEAEFRILRPHLVLPVGRLAIEQFVPGRFVLADVVGRSFQAGAESLAPDAWIVPLPHPSGASLWLNRPEHRRLVDQAITKIAELRQALI, encoded by the coding sequence GTGGAAGATCTCGCTACCGATCTGCCCGCCCTGCACGCCCAGATCGCCGCCTGCGATCGCTGCCGGACGGCCGGCTACTTTGTCGAGCGCGCGCCGGTGGTCGCCGGCCCCGCCTCGGCCCGGATCGTCGTCATAGGCCAGGCGCCCGCGAAGGCCGCCAACACGGTGGACGGGCTCCCCTTCTCCGGCGCGGCCGGACGGCGCCTCTTCACCTGGCTACAGCGCGCCGGATGGGATGAGGCGACCTTCCGGTCCCTTGCCTACTTCACGGCGGTCACCAAGTGCTATCCGGGGCCGGGAGCGAACGGCAAAGGGGACCGGGCCCCCTCCCGGCGAGAGCAGGAACTGTGCCGGCCGTTCCTGGAGGCCGAATTTCGCATTTTGCGTCCTCATCTGGTACTGCCCGTAGGGCGGCTGGCCATCGAGCAGTTCGTGCCCGGCCGTTTCGTCCTGGCAGACGTCGTCGGGCGGAGTTTCCAGGCGGGCGCGGAGTCGCTGGCCCCGGACGCGTGGATCGTGCCGTTGCCCCACCCATCGGGGGCCAGCCTGTGGTTGAACCGGCCTGAGCACCGGCGGCTGGTGGATCAAGCGATCACGAAGATCGCCGAATTACGCCAAGCTTTGATCTGA